From the Paludisphaera mucosa genome, one window contains:
- a CDS encoding sensor histidine kinase, with the protein MVRWPIRLKLMVGLCVVVGMMLILMGGSIFGLHSFHVSNLSLTDQLRELGASKDLIESVFRLHAPREGTDEERDALIASAEGARDSLVKYFHELKQNTLRGNRANSGLDELGLSFVMDDGLAVVLNDLRPTDPPVAPVLHGTSYFIKEHPEMLPQLEQADDLASHIERLKHIVMLLPKELHEDFFEILSMSKTQYQASRVIVWTSALMVLAMLCGLMALFHRWVLNPVRLLQRGVRRVAKGSFDYKIDLNSGDEMQDLAAAFNEMTARISMTYAELEQQVQERSRQLVRSERLAGVGFLAAGVAHEINNPLASIAFCSEALENRLGGLAGAADDPDHRVIANYLKMIQEEAFRCKNITEKLLDFARCGDIKRERADLPSLIQGVVDMIRHIGKYRGKTIHFQPKEAVLAHVDSQEIKQVVLNLAVNALESMDAGGVLRIEARYDQGMAEVVFADSGCGMSPDVLENIFEPFFTRRRDGKGTGLGLSISHRIINQHHGEITATSLGAGRGSTFRVRLPIHPSEKADVAPRELAAHVHAA; encoded by the coding sequence ATGGTCCGGTGGCCGATTCGCCTCAAGCTCATGGTCGGCCTCTGCGTGGTCGTCGGGATGATGCTCATCCTGATGGGCGGCTCCATCTTCGGGCTGCACTCCTTCCACGTCAGCAACCTCTCGCTCACCGACCAGCTCCGCGAGCTGGGGGCGTCCAAGGACCTGATCGAGTCGGTCTTCCGCCTTCACGCCCCCCGCGAAGGGACCGACGAGGAACGCGACGCGTTGATCGCCTCGGCGGAGGGCGCCCGCGACTCGTTGGTGAAATATTTCCACGAGCTGAAGCAGAACACCCTGCGCGGCAACCGCGCCAACAGCGGCCTGGACGAGTTGGGCCTGTCGTTCGTCATGGACGATGGCCTCGCCGTGGTCCTGAACGACCTGAGGCCGACCGACCCGCCGGTCGCCCCGGTCCTTCATGGGACGAGCTATTTCATCAAGGAGCATCCCGAGATGCTCCCCCAGCTCGAACAGGCCGACGACCTCGCGTCTCACATCGAGCGGCTGAAGCACATCGTCATGCTGCTCCCGAAGGAGCTTCACGAGGACTTCTTCGAGATCCTCTCGATGTCCAAGACCCAGTACCAGGCCAGCCGGGTCATCGTTTGGACCTCGGCGCTGATGGTCCTCGCGATGCTCTGCGGCCTGATGGCGCTCTTTCATCGCTGGGTGTTGAACCCCGTGCGGCTCCTCCAACGCGGGGTCCGCCGGGTCGCGAAGGGCTCGTTCGATTACAAGATCGACCTGAACTCGGGAGACGAGATGCAGGACCTGGCCGCCGCCTTCAACGAGATGACGGCGCGGATCAGCATGACCTACGCCGAGCTGGAGCAGCAGGTGCAAGAGCGCAGCCGGCAGCTCGTGCGCTCCGAGCGACTCGCGGGCGTCGGCTTCCTGGCGGCCGGCGTGGCCCATGAGATCAACAACCCGCTTGCGTCGATCGCCTTCTGCTCGGAAGCCCTCGAAAACCGCCTGGGCGGGCTCGCGGGGGCCGCCGACGACCCCGACCATCGCGTCATCGCCAACTACCTGAAGATGATCCAGGAAGAGGCCTTCCGGTGTAAGAACATCACCGAGAAGCTGCTCGACTTCGCCCGCTGCGGCGACATCAAGCGCGAGCGCGCCGACCTCCCCAGCCTGATCCAGGGGGTGGTCGACATGATCCGCCACATCGGCAAGTACCGCGGCAAGACCATCCACTTCCAGCCCAAGGAAGCCGTCCTGGCCCACGTGGACAGCCAGGAGATCAAGCAGGTCGTCCTGAACCTGGCGGTCAACGCGCTCGAGTCCATGGACGCCGGCGGGGTGCTGCGCATCGAGGCGCGATACGACCAGGGGATGGCCGAGGTCGTCTTCGCCGACAGCGGCTGCGGCATGTCTCCGGACGTGCTGGAGAACATCTTCGAGCCCTTCTTCACCCGTCGCCGCGACGGCAAGGGGACGGGCCTGGGGCTCTCGATCTCGCACCGGATCATCAACCAGCACCACGGCGAGATCACCGCGACGAGCCTCGGCGCCGGGAGGGGGTCGACGTTCCGAGTCCGCCTGCCGATCCACCCGTCCGAGAAGGCCGACGTCGCTCCTCGCGAGCTCGCCGCACACGTCCACGCCGCCTGA
- a CDS encoding sigma-54-dependent transcriptional regulator has product MIDKSHRGGLRILFADDEAHLRDLMQMELPRLGHEVTVCPDGTAALKALERGSYDAALLDIRMPGITGIDVLTQIKLLSPETQVILLTGHATVDTAVQALRLGAFDYLTKPCKWAELEVILNRVAERRDLSNKNVALESRLKAAEGAPLLIGETPAMQQVRRLIDTIAPTEATVMILGETGTGKELVARNLHERSDRVKGVFIPVNCGALPENLVESELFGHRKGAFTGAESNRKGLFEVANGGTLFLDEVGELDKSVQVKLLRFLESGEIRRVGENEPFRVDVRVVCATNRDLREMVANDLFREDLFFRLNTFEILLPPLRERRYDIPELARHMLTRYAVRRGLTETSISAEAVDVLSSHNWPGNIRELANAVERALILAGNGPIRPEHLPTQLPARSRTQPGTAQGISAPHFAIPDGTPTLRDIEMSYIQVVLEKHNGNKPAASKELGISLKTLYNKINQLQQM; this is encoded by the coding sequence ATGATCGACAAGTCGCATCGCGGAGGTTTGCGGATCCTGTTCGCCGACGACGAGGCGCACCTCCGCGACCTGATGCAGATGGAGCTCCCCCGTCTGGGCCACGAGGTCACCGTCTGCCCCGACGGCACCGCCGCCCTGAAGGCCCTCGAACGCGGCAGCTACGACGCGGCCCTGCTCGACATCCGCATGCCCGGCATCACCGGCATCGACGTGCTCACGCAGATCAAGCTGCTGAGTCCCGAGACCCAGGTCATCCTGCTGACCGGCCACGCCACCGTCGACACGGCCGTCCAGGCGCTCCGGCTGGGGGCCTTCGACTACCTGACCAAGCCGTGCAAGTGGGCCGAGCTGGAGGTCATCCTCAACCGCGTCGCCGAGCGTCGCGACCTGTCGAACAAGAACGTGGCGCTGGAGAGCCGCCTGAAGGCGGCCGAGGGAGCACCGCTGCTGATCGGCGAAACGCCTGCGATGCAGCAGGTGCGTCGCCTGATCGACACCATCGCCCCGACCGAGGCGACGGTGATGATCCTGGGCGAGACCGGGACGGGCAAGGAGCTGGTCGCGCGCAACCTCCACGAGCGCAGCGACCGGGTCAAAGGGGTGTTCATCCCCGTGAACTGCGGGGCGCTCCCCGAGAACCTCGTCGAGAGCGAGCTTTTCGGCCATCGCAAGGGGGCCTTCACCGGCGCGGAGTCCAACCGCAAGGGGCTGTTCGAGGTCGCCAACGGCGGCACGCTGTTCCTCGACGAGGTCGGCGAGCTGGACAAGAGCGTGCAGGTGAAGCTGCTGCGGTTCCTGGAATCGGGCGAGATCCGCCGGGTGGGCGAGAACGAGCCCTTCCGCGTCGACGTCCGGGTCGTCTGCGCCACCAATCGCGACCTCCGCGAGATGGTCGCCAACGACCTGTTCCGCGAGGACCTTTTCTTCCGCCTCAACACCTTCGAGATCCTGCTTCCGCCCCTCCGCGAACGCCGCTACGACATCCCCGAGCTGGCCCGGCACATGCTGACGCGGTACGCGGTGCGCCGCGGCCTGACGGAGACGTCGATCTCGGCCGAGGCGGTCGACGTCCTCTCGTCGCACAACTGGCCGGGGAACATCCGCGAGCTGGCCAACGCCGTCGAGCGGGCCCTGATCCTGGCCGGCAACGGGCCCATCCGGCCCGAGCACCTGCCGACCCAGCTCCCAGCCCGCAGCCGGACCCAGCCCGGGACGGCCCAGGGCATCTCAGCGCCTCATTTCGCGATCCCCGACGGCACGCCGACGCTCCGGGACATCGAGATGAGCTACATCCAGGTCGTCCTGGAGAAGCACAACGGCAACAAGCCGGCCGCGTCCAAGGAGCTGGGGATCAGCCTCAAAACGCTCTACAACAAGATCAATCAACTCCAGCAGATGTGA
- a CDS encoding helix-turn-helix transcriptional regulator, which translates to MTGEAREFGDDAFAWREHWLRRLAKVTDASMGHFGEMAIGPGYQPRDIGVAVWGYQEGFIDLATVERQLVEFRTEPDFFESLREYFRIQAEEDGVCLGRREFIEDRRWYGSTDHQVVQAVFGVDPVLYCHRSINGAATGEGSGMVLHRARGMRDFGARERAIIREAHDAIVPLIGRTLARFHEPSPADLAPRVRQTLACMLEGDSDKQVASRLGLATYTVNQYAKCIYKHFSVESRAELLARWLRRGWGVRFAWNEPEIRPARAPYTVRNDRVGAGD; encoded by the coding sequence ATGACCGGCGAGGCGCGCGAGTTTGGCGACGACGCGTTCGCCTGGCGCGAGCACTGGCTGCGACGCCTCGCGAAGGTCACGGACGCCTCGATGGGCCATTTCGGCGAGATGGCGATCGGCCCTGGGTACCAGCCGCGAGATATCGGCGTCGCGGTGTGGGGTTACCAGGAAGGGTTCATCGACCTGGCGACGGTCGAACGGCAACTCGTCGAGTTCCGTACCGAGCCGGACTTCTTCGAGTCGCTCCGGGAGTACTTTCGCATCCAGGCCGAGGAGGACGGCGTGTGCCTGGGTCGGCGGGAGTTCATCGAGGATCGGCGCTGGTACGGATCGACCGACCACCAGGTCGTCCAGGCGGTCTTCGGCGTCGACCCCGTCCTTTACTGCCATCGCTCGATCAACGGGGCGGCCACGGGCGAAGGCTCGGGGATGGTCCTCCATCGTGCGCGAGGGATGCGGGACTTCGGCGCGCGGGAACGGGCGATCATCCGCGAGGCCCACGACGCCATCGTGCCGCTGATCGGCCGGACGCTGGCGCGGTTCCACGAGCCGTCGCCGGCCGACCTGGCGCCGCGTGTTCGGCAGACCCTGGCCTGCATGCTGGAGGGCGATTCGGACAAGCAGGTCGCGTCTCGACTAGGTCTCGCAACCTACACGGTCAATCAGTATGCGAAGTGCATCTACAAGCACTTCTCCGTGGAGAGCCGGGCCGAACTTCTCGCGCGTTGGCTGCGCCGGGGGTGGGGCGTGCGGTTCGCCTGGAACGAGCCGGAAATTCGACCCGCACGTGCACCGTACACGGTGCGGAACGATCGCGTCGGCGCGGGGGACTGA
- a CDS encoding PEP-CTERM sorting domain-containing protein — protein MNRFCKIAAIALGLMLAFQPLGAKAETIIVDWSRSGSFYDGGRSENLFDNYEVGSGIGAKNWFVFDLSGLSGRIVSATFRVASGEILGGGNYQVYDVQTPVADLVQTYGQWNPNQAIYDELATGTAYGSIDLDWFTNGHTDVDIALSAGAVADMNDANGLWALSGAFTGHYAMNYTRDAANHRQLILEVSSATAVPEPTSLAMLGAGIVAVGVATRRARLTA, from the coding sequence ATGAATCGATTCTGCAAAATTGCTGCGATCGCTCTGGGGCTCATGCTGGCCTTCCAGCCGCTCGGCGCGAAGGCCGAGACGATCATCGTCGACTGGTCTCGATCGGGCTCCTTCTATGACGGCGGTCGTTCCGAGAATCTGTTTGACAACTACGAAGTCGGCTCGGGCATCGGTGCCAAGAACTGGTTCGTGTTTGACTTGTCCGGACTCTCCGGTCGGATCGTCTCGGCCACGTTTCGCGTGGCGTCCGGGGAGATCCTCGGGGGGGGGAATTATCAGGTTTACGACGTCCAAACGCCCGTTGCGGATCTCGTCCAGACTTACGGCCAGTGGAACCCCAACCAGGCGATCTACGACGAACTGGCGACCGGAACGGCCTACGGGTCGATCGACCTCGACTGGTTCACCAATGGCCATACGGATGTCGACATCGCCCTCTCGGCCGGAGCAGTGGCGGACATGAACGATGCTAACGGCCTGTGGGCCCTCTCCGGGGCTTTTACCGGTCATTACGCGATGAATTACACCCGTGACGCCGCCAATCACCGGCAATTGATACTCGAAGTGAGCAGCGCGACCGCAGTTCCCGAGCCCACCTCGCTCGCCATGCTGGGGGCGGGCATTGTGGCCGTGGGAGTTGCGACGAGGCGGGCGCGTCTCACGGCCTGA
- the rnhA gene encoding ribonuclease HI translates to MEPDASAPADLVKLFTDGACSGNPGPGGWAYILQHPASGQERQESGAEWQTTNNRMELMGPIEGLASLKRRCQVELVTDSQYVAKGIQEWMPNWKRRGWQRKDGNVLKPVMNVDLWQRLDELLAAHKVRVMHVLGHRGHPENEACDRLAVEAYKELKRNGRSA, encoded by the coding sequence ATGGAACCGGACGCCTCGGCCCCCGCCGACCTCGTCAAGCTCTTCACCGACGGCGCCTGCAGCGGCAACCCGGGACCCGGAGGATGGGCCTACATCCTCCAGCACCCCGCCAGCGGACAGGAGCGCCAGGAGTCCGGTGCGGAGTGGCAGACGACCAACAACCGCATGGAACTGATGGGGCCGATCGAGGGCCTCGCCTCGCTCAAGCGGCGCTGCCAGGTCGAGCTGGTGACGGACAGCCAGTACGTCGCCAAGGGCATCCAGGAATGGATGCCGAACTGGAAGCGGCGGGGATGGCAGCGCAAGGACGGCAACGTCCTGAAGCCGGTCATGAACGTCGACCTGTGGCAACGCCTGGACGAGCTGCTCGCCGCCCACAAGGTGCGCGTGATGCACGTCCTCGGCCACCGCGGCCATCCCGAGAACGAGGCCTGCGACCGCCTGGCCGTCGAGGCCTACAAGGAACTCAAGCGGAACGGCCGTTCCGCTTGA
- the lexA gene encoding transcriptional repressor LexA has protein sequence MADLESLTSRQREIYSFIRSKIQGRGYGPTVREIGIQFLIKSPNGVMCHLKALQKKGLIHREPNMSRAIQLLDDPATLQPAQGLKLVGRIAAGQPIEAIEQDEELTFSDWVEDGAKFALRVTGDSMIEEHIADGDFVIIKKQDQARDGQIVAVRDEDGEATLKKIFRDRSRVRLEPANRAMKPIFRDHVDILGVLVGVVRKY, from the coding sequence ATGGCCGACCTGGAATCTTTGACCTCGCGCCAGCGCGAGATCTACAGTTTCATCCGGAGCAAGATTCAAGGACGAGGGTACGGTCCCACGGTTCGGGAGATCGGGATCCAGTTCCTGATCAAGAGCCCCAACGGCGTCATGTGCCACCTGAAGGCCCTCCAGAAGAAGGGCCTCATCCATCGCGAGCCCAACATGTCGCGGGCGATCCAGCTCCTGGACGATCCCGCGACGCTCCAGCCGGCCCAGGGTTTGAAGCTGGTCGGGCGGATCGCCGCCGGCCAGCCGATCGAGGCGATCGAGCAGGATGAGGAGCTGACCTTCTCCGATTGGGTCGAGGACGGGGCCAAGTTCGCCCTCCGCGTCACCGGCGACTCGATGATCGAGGAGCACATCGCCGACGGCGACTTCGTGATCATCAAGAAGCAGGACCAGGCCCGCGACGGCCAGATCGTGGCGGTCCGCGACGAGGACGGCGAGGCGACCCTCAAGAAGATCTTCCGCGACCGCAGCCGCGTCCGCCTGGAGCCGGCCAATCGCGCCATGAAGCCGATCTTCCGCGACCACGTCGACATCCTGGGCGTGCTGGTCGGCGTCGTCCGGAAGTACTGA
- a CDS encoding PIG-L deacetylase family protein has translation MHTKKRILAIHAHPDDVEFQCAGTLALLKQAGHDVTIATMTPGDCGSAEHDSEAIAAIRRGEAKAAADLIEADYVCLEFRDLAIFNDDDSRRRVTEAVRRLRPDVILTAPPVDYLCDHEMTSLLVRDACFAAGCPNYATRLWDPSKALDHIPHLYFVDALEGNDRDGRPLPVAFHVDVTEVFELKRQMLACHASQREWLLRQHGIDEYLDSQKRWGEIRGAEIGVAAAEGFRQYLGHPYPHDNRLLELLGQDGRGGRGGSKGS, from the coding sequence ATGCACACGAAAAAGCGTATCCTCGCCATTCACGCACATCCCGACGACGTGGAGTTCCAGTGCGCCGGGACGCTCGCGCTCTTGAAACAGGCGGGTCACGACGTCACGATCGCGACGATGACCCCCGGCGACTGCGGCAGCGCCGAGCATGACAGCGAGGCCATCGCGGCCATCCGCCGGGGCGAGGCTAAGGCCGCCGCCGACCTGATCGAGGCCGACTACGTGTGCCTGGAATTCCGCGACCTGGCCATCTTCAACGACGACGATTCGCGCCGGCGGGTCACCGAGGCGGTGAGGCGGCTCCGTCCCGACGTCATCCTGACCGCGCCACCGGTCGACTACCTGTGCGACCACGAGATGACGAGCCTGCTCGTGCGCGACGCCTGCTTTGCGGCGGGGTGTCCGAATTACGCCACCCGGCTTTGGGACCCGTCGAAGGCCCTCGACCACATCCCGCACCTCTACTTCGTCGACGCCCTCGAAGGCAACGACCGCGACGGCCGCCCGCTGCCGGTCGCGTTCCACGTCGACGTCACCGAGGTCTTCGAGCTGAAACGCCAGATGCTCGCCTGCCACGCCAGCCAGCGCGAATGGCTGCTGCGCCAGCACGGGATCGACGAATATCTCGACAGCCAGAAGCGTTGGGGCGAGATCCGCGGGGCCGAGATCGGCGTCGCCGCGGCCGAGGGCTTCCGCCAGTACCTGGGCCATCCCTACCCCCACGACAACCGGCTGCTCGAACTGCTAGGGCAGGACGGCCGGGGTGGTCGCGGGGGATCGAAAGGCTCCTGA
- the accD gene encoding acetyl-CoA carboxylase, carboxyltransferase subunit beta, with translation MAAKGGPLHAWHGHFEAKRVPEGVWMRCDGCGATLFRKQVEQNLSVCPECNHHMPLTAVERIRQLLDQDTFEDWFPDLQPADPLGFDDRRPYPERVRAEQARTGLNEAALVGQGFIKGRRIVFGITDSGFIMGSMGSVVGEKLTRAVEEATRQKLPLVIVSGSGGGARMHEGIYSLMQMAKVSTALGRFRGSGGLFISVLTHPTMGGVAASFASLGDIILAEPKALIGFAGPRVIEQTVRVQLPEGFQTSEFHLQHGFIDRIVHRRDLKSMIAQLIDYATP, from the coding sequence ATGGCCGCCAAAGGAGGTCCCCTGCACGCCTGGCATGGGCACTTCGAAGCCAAACGCGTCCCCGAGGGCGTCTGGATGCGCTGCGACGGCTGCGGCGCGACCCTGTTCCGCAAGCAGGTCGAGCAGAACCTCAGCGTCTGCCCGGAGTGCAACCACCACATGCCGCTCACGGCCGTGGAACGCATCCGCCAGCTCCTCGATCAGGACACCTTCGAGGACTGGTTCCCAGACCTCCAGCCGGCCGATCCCCTGGGCTTCGACGATCGCCGCCCCTACCCCGAACGCGTCCGCGCCGAGCAGGCGCGCACGGGCCTCAACGAGGCCGCCCTCGTGGGCCAGGGATTCATCAAGGGCCGACGCATCGTCTTCGGGATCACCGACAGCGGCTTCATCATGGGGAGCATGGGCTCGGTCGTCGGCGAGAAGCTGACCCGGGCGGTCGAGGAAGCGACACGCCAGAAGCTGCCGCTCGTGATCGTCTCCGGCTCGGGCGGCGGTGCCCGGATGCACGAGGGGATCTACTCGCTGATGCAGATGGCCAAGGTCTCGACGGCGCTCGGCCGTTTCCGGGGCTCGGGGGGCCTCTTCATCAGCGTCCTGACGCATCCCACGATGGGAGGCGTCGCGGCCAGCTTCGCCTCGCTCGGCGACATCATCCTCGCCGAGCCCAAGGCCCTGATCGGCTTCGCCGGCCCTCGCGTCATCGAGCAGACCGTCCGGGTCCAGCTCCCTGAAGGTTTCCAGACGAGCGAATTCCACCTCCAGCACGGCTTCATCGACCGCATCGTCCACCGTCGCGACCTCAAGAGCATGATCGCGCAGTTGATCGACTACGCGACCCCCTGA
- a CDS encoding histidine phosphatase family protein: MSSQVLLIRPGATLYDEQNRVQGILDIPLSDQGRTEVLQLAERLAARNDQAPLSALYCGPGESVVRTAEVVGKALGLRPKRIEDLRNLDQGLWQGLQIEEIRRRNVRLFRQWIDDPRTIRPPQGETIEEAMERIQGAFRPLFRRHPDEAFGLVAGEPIGRLIAGYLKRVPRLQLDEFLPCCGYERIEVHADLLGGPSSP; encoded by the coding sequence ATGTCATCGCAGGTCTTACTCATCCGGCCCGGCGCGACGCTCTACGACGAGCAGAACCGTGTGCAGGGCATCCTCGACATCCCGCTCAGCGATCAGGGCCGTACCGAAGTCCTGCAACTGGCGGAGCGACTCGCGGCCCGCAACGACCAGGCCCCGCTGTCCGCGCTCTATTGCGGACCCGGGGAGAGCGTCGTCCGCACCGCCGAGGTCGTCGGCAAGGCCCTGGGGCTGCGTCCCAAGCGGATCGAAGACCTCCGCAACCTCGATCAGGGGCTCTGGCAGGGCCTGCAGATCGAGGAGATCCGCCGCCGAAACGTCCGCCTGTTCCGCCAGTGGATCGACGACCCTCGGACCATCCGCCCTCCCCAGGGCGAGACGATCGAGGAAGCGATGGAGCGGATCCAGGGGGCCTTCCGCCCTCTTTTCCGCCGCCATCCCGACGAGGCCTTCGGACTGGTCGCCGGCGAGCCGATCGGCCGCCTGATCGCCGGCTACCTCAAACGGGTGCCGCGGCTCCAGCTCGACGAATTCCTCCCCTGCTGCGGCTACGAGCGGATCGAGGTCCACGCCGACCTCCTCGGCGGCCCCAGCTCCCCTTGA
- a CDS encoding DUF885 domain-containing protein codes for MIRPYTTFAVIALSLLSRAPACGADDAEDARLNGAFDVYLKESFRREPMSATRLGDHAYDDRLDDVSPEARRANLEFLRETLERLGRDVHPDQLSPAGKVDHDVFRRNLEASIWLRETFDPFRDDPRVYGDYVAESVYLPLTQSTLPREVNKRNVLKRMQEVPRILETARRTIGRPPRVKVETAVRQAEGAVSFYKAELFQLVGDKPGEGELTEPAAKIVEALTKYIAFLKDEVLPRRGEEWRIGREKFVKKLDYELDAGLSADEVLAEAEREATRVESEMGVFARHLWSEYFPGVAVPPDDEAGRREMIRRVLGRIGDDHGTAETLVADAKGTVRAIQEFIRAKNILGLPDPDQLRIIEMPEFMRGNSVAYLNPAPPLDARGSSEYAISPPPSEWSRERAESFLHEYNRAMLQILTIHEAYPGHYVQLEYSNRCPSKIRRVLSSGTFAEGWAVYTEQMMLDQGFGGGSVPLRLQQLKFYLRAVVNAILDNKMHCGGMTDAEARELLVGRAFQTDGEAEGKIIRSKQSSCQLSTYFVGRTAFSRLRRAVQREQGDRFDLGRYHEAVLSEGTIPVKHLPQLVRARLAETGQGAR; via the coding sequence ATGATCCGGCCTTATACGACGTTCGCCGTCATCGCCCTGTCGTTGTTGAGTCGCGCGCCGGCCTGCGGCGCCGACGACGCGGAAGACGCGCGATTGAACGGGGCTTTCGACGTCTACTTGAAGGAGTCGTTCCGCCGCGAGCCGATGTCGGCGACCCGTCTGGGCGATCACGCGTACGACGACCGCCTTGACGACGTCTCGCCCGAGGCGCGTCGGGCCAACCTGGAGTTCCTGCGCGAGACGCTCGAACGGCTGGGCCGCGACGTGCATCCGGATCAACTCTCGCCGGCGGGAAAGGTCGACCATGACGTCTTCCGCCGCAACCTCGAAGCTTCGATCTGGCTCCGCGAGACGTTCGACCCTTTCCGGGACGACCCCCGAGTTTACGGCGACTACGTCGCCGAGAGCGTGTATCTCCCCCTGACTCAGTCGACGCTCCCTCGCGAGGTGAACAAGCGAAACGTCCTCAAGCGAATGCAAGAAGTGCCGCGGATCCTGGAGACCGCCAGGCGGACGATCGGCCGCCCGCCTCGGGTCAAGGTCGAGACGGCGGTCCGTCAGGCCGAGGGAGCGGTCTCTTTCTACAAGGCGGAGCTGTTCCAGCTTGTCGGCGACAAGCCCGGCGAAGGCGAGTTGACCGAGCCCGCCGCCAAGATCGTCGAGGCGCTCACGAAGTATATCGCCTTCCTGAAGGACGAGGTCTTGCCCCGGCGCGGCGAGGAGTGGCGGATCGGCCGCGAAAAATTCGTCAAGAAGCTCGACTACGAGCTGGACGCGGGGCTTTCCGCCGACGAAGTCCTGGCCGAGGCCGAGCGTGAAGCGACTCGCGTCGAGTCGGAGATGGGCGTTTTCGCCCGCCACCTGTGGTCGGAATATTTCCCAGGCGTGGCCGTCCCCCCCGACGATGAGGCGGGCCGTCGCGAGATGATCCGCCGCGTCCTGGGCCGGATCGGCGACGACCACGGCACGGCCGAGACGCTCGTCGCCGACGCCAAGGGGACCGTCCGGGCGATCCAGGAGTTCATCCGGGCGAAGAACATCCTCGGCCTGCCGGACCCCGATCAGTTGCGGATCATCGAGATGCCCGAATTCATGCGCGGAAATTCCGTGGCCTACCTCAACCCGGCGCCGCCGCTCGACGCCCGGGGGTCCAGCGAATACGCCATCAGCCCGCCGCCGTCGGAATGGAGCCGGGAGCGCGCCGAGAGTTTCCTGCACGAGTACAACCGGGCGATGCTCCAAATCCTGACGATCCACGAGGCCTATCCCGGCCACTACGTCCAGCTCGAATACTCGAACCGCTGCCCCAGCAAGATCCGCCGCGTGCTCTCCTCGGGCACCTTCGCCGAGGGCTGGGCCGTCTACACCGAGCAGATGATGCTCGACCAGGGCTTCGGCGGAGGGAGCGTCCCGCTCCGGCTCCAGCAGCTCAAGTTCTACCTGCGGGCCGTGGTCAATGCGATCCTCGACAACAAGATGCACTGCGGCGGCATGACCGACGCGGAGGCGCGCGAACTGCTCGTCGGCCGGGCCTTCCAGACCGACGGCGAGGCCGAAGGCAAGATCATCCGATCCAAGCAGTCGTCGTGTCAGCTCTCGACGTATTTCGTCGGCCGGACGGCTTTCAGCCGCCTCCGGCGGGCGGTCCAGCGCGAGCAGGGAGATCGATTCGACCTCGGGAGATATCACGAGGCCGTCCTGTCCGAAGGCACGATCCCGGTCAAGCACCTGCCGCAACTCGTCCGGGCCAGGCTCGCCGAAACGGGGCAGGGGGCGCGCTGA
- a CDS encoding FHA domain-containing protein, giving the protein MTLKLTPLVKGSGPTVLLQRPIYLVGRHPECDLRLEIPKISRRHCCFALAYDRLMIRDLGSRNGVRVNGRDVTETQLFRGDEVAIGPLIFRVEQDVEPGTATPKSPPGRERPAAPEVELVPLDDV; this is encoded by the coding sequence ATGACGCTCAAGCTGACGCCGCTCGTCAAGGGGAGCGGGCCGACGGTCTTGCTGCAACGCCCGATCTACCTGGTCGGTCGACATCCCGAGTGCGACCTCCGTCTCGAAATCCCCAAGATCTCGCGCCGACATTGCTGCTTCGCGCTGGCGTATGATCGCCTGATGATCCGAGATTTGGGCAGCCGCAACGGCGTCCGGGTCAACGGTCGCGACGTGACCGAGACGCAGCTCTTCCGCGGGGACGAGGTGGCGATCGGCCCCTTGATCTTCCGCGTCGAGCAGGACGTGGAGCCCGGCACGGCGACTCCCAAGTCCCCACCGGGCCGCGAGCGCCCCGCCGCACCCGAGGTCGAGCTGGTCCCCCTCGACGACGTTTGA
- a CDS encoding FHA domain-containing protein — protein MIARLVALDEGPDIDLDRAMVVVGRHPACDARLDSLRVSRHHCCMTHDNGEVLVRDLGSTNGIRINGQRVEMGRLRAGDELSIAHIRYRLDDGSGHDKTLADISSAQALRVPISPDLAHLHLNGTPSDPAPDENALAAAVRKILPSSVAHKCRIQVIVRMDDEAEEPPHATPVGMSSSHAERAGE, from the coding sequence ATGATCGCCCGTCTCGTGGCCCTCGACGAAGGTCCGGATATCGATCTGGATCGCGCCATGGTCGTGGTGGGTCGGCACCCGGCGTGCGACGCCCGGCTGGACTCCTTGCGGGTCTCCCGCCACCACTGCTGCATGACGCACGACAACGGCGAAGTCCTGGTCCGCGACCTGGGCAGCACCAACGGGATCCGGATCAACGGCCAGCGGGTTGAGATGGGCCGCTTGAGGGCGGGCGACGAGCTCTCGATCGCCCATATACGATATCGCCTCGACGACGGGTCGGGCCACGACAAGACGCTCGCCGATATATCCTCCGCCCAGGCGCTGCGGGTGCCGATCTCGCCCGATCTCGCCCATTTGCACCTCAACGGGACCCCCTCGGACCCGGCCCCCGACGAGAACGCCCTGGCGGCTGCCGTGCGGAAGATCCTGCCTTCCTCGGTCGCCCACAAATGTCGGATCCAGGTCATCGTCCGCATGGACGACGAGGCGGAAGAACCGCCCCACGCGACGCCCGTCGGCATGTCGAGCTCCCACGCGGAGAGGGCCGGGGAATGA